From the Streptomyces pluripotens genome, one window contains:
- a CDS encoding DUF2252 domain-containing protein, with amino-acid sequence MTTRSTFTASLSPSERAAYGRQARKRAPRSSQGSFRATADRPDPLGVIERQSESRLPELVPIRYGRMLESPFRFYRGAAAIMAMDLATMPDTGLTVQLCGDAHLLNFRLMASPERHLVFDINDFDETLPGPFEWDVKRLAASLVVAGRANGFSTKEQSRIVRACVEAYRQRMREFAGMRTLDVWYAQDDTDRMQELMSSSMDRTARRRTARATARARTRTHLQAFAKLTQVTAEGRRIAPDPPLITPLRDLSAEPADEQEKELSAVFDGYAQTLSSERRHLLRYYHRVDMARKVVGVGSVGTRCWILLMVGRDDTDPLLLQAKEAQESVLAPHTGGSQYDNQGHRVVAGQRLIQTTSDIFLGWTHVVGLEGRGRDFYVRQLRDWKGIPRPETMDPALMSVFARLCGASLARAHARSGDPVAIAAYLGSGNRFDRALTEFAQAYADRNEQDFEALRAAARSGRVQARDL; translated from the coding sequence ATGACCACACGCAGCACGTTCACCGCATCCCTGTCACCGTCGGAGCGAGCGGCGTACGGCAGGCAGGCGCGCAAGCGCGCACCGCGTTCCTCCCAGGGCTCGTTCCGGGCGACCGCCGACCGCCCCGACCCGCTCGGGGTGATAGAGCGCCAGTCGGAGTCCCGGCTGCCGGAGTTGGTACCGATCCGGTACGGCCGCATGCTCGAATCCCCCTTCCGCTTCTACCGGGGCGCGGCAGCGATCATGGCGATGGACCTCGCAACGATGCCGGACACCGGCCTGACGGTACAGCTCTGCGGGGACGCCCACCTGCTCAACTTCCGGCTGATGGCCTCGCCCGAACGACACCTGGTGTTCGACATCAACGACTTCGACGAGACCCTGCCCGGCCCCTTCGAATGGGACGTCAAGCGCCTGGCGGCCAGTCTGGTGGTCGCCGGCCGCGCCAACGGCTTCTCCACGAAGGAGCAGAGCCGCATCGTGCGGGCGTGCGTGGAGGCCTACCGGCAGCGCATGCGGGAGTTCGCCGGGATGCGCACCCTGGACGTCTGGTACGCGCAGGACGACACCGACCGGATGCAGGAGCTCATGTCCTCGTCGATGGACCGCACGGCGCGGCGTCGTACCGCGCGGGCGACGGCGCGGGCCCGCACCCGTACCCATCTGCAGGCGTTCGCGAAGCTGACGCAGGTCACCGCGGAAGGCAGGCGGATCGCACCGGACCCACCGCTGATCACCCCGCTCCGGGACCTGTCGGCCGAGCCCGCCGACGAGCAGGAGAAGGAACTGAGCGCCGTCTTCGACGGGTACGCGCAGACACTGTCGTCCGAGCGCCGCCACCTGTTGCGCTACTACCACCGGGTCGACATGGCCCGGAAAGTCGTGGGCGTGGGCAGTGTCGGTACCCGCTGCTGGATCCTCCTGATGGTGGGCCGGGACGACACCGACCCGCTCCTGTTGCAGGCCAAGGAAGCGCAGGAGTCGGTCCTCGCGCCGCACACCGGCGGCAGCCAGTACGACAACCAGGGTCACCGCGTGGTGGCGGGACAGCGGCTGATCCAAACGACGAGTGACATCTTCCTGGGCTGGACCCACGTCGTGGGCCTGGAGGGGCGGGGCCGGGACTTCTACGTCCGCCAGTTGCGGGACTGGAAGGGCATCCCCCGGCCGGAAACCATGGATCCGGCCCTGATGAGCGTGTTCGCCCGGCTGTGCGGGGCCAGTCTGGCGCGTGCCCATGCCCGCTCCGGTGACCCAGTCGCGATCGCCGCCTACCTGGGGTCGGGAAACCGCTTCGACCGGGCGCTGACCGAATTCGCACAGGCCTACGCCGACCGCAACGAACAGGACTTCGAGGCGCTGCGCGCCGCCGCCCGGTCGGGCCGCGTGCAAGCCCGGGACCTGTGA
- a CDS encoding HdeD family acid-resistance protein, with amino-acid sequence MTVSRGHGPYTGAEQDSGGAAATPPTDPADTLGRLGRSWTWILGSALVSLVPGILILVWPQETLHVLAVLLGLYLLITGAFRFVEAFGRDERGERLARLLAGVLYVLAGVLCLRHPMQTIAALTLIVGVVWLVSSMLVLYTAIDAKDLPHRGFVLGVAVIGLVAGVVVLAMPIESAQALTRLLGLWLVLLGLAEAALALAWRSAVRRSARDTGVTS; translated from the coding sequence ATGACCGTGTCACGTGGTCACGGGCCGTACACCGGGGCGGAGCAGGATTCCGGCGGGGCCGCCGCCACACCGCCCACCGACCCGGCGGACACCCTGGGCAGGCTCGGTCGGTCCTGGACCTGGATCCTCGGCTCCGCCCTCGTCTCCCTCGTGCCCGGCATCCTGATCCTGGTGTGGCCGCAGGAGACCCTGCATGTGCTGGCCGTACTCCTCGGCCTGTATCTGCTGATCACAGGTGCCTTCCGCTTCGTGGAGGCGTTCGGCCGGGACGAGCGCGGCGAACGCCTGGCCCGCCTTCTGGCCGGGGTGCTGTACGTGCTGGCGGGCGTGTTGTGCCTGCGGCACCCGATGCAGACCATCGCCGCGCTGACACTGATCGTCGGAGTCGTCTGGCTGGTGTCGAGCATGCTCGTCCTCTACACCGCCATCGACGCGAAGGACCTGCCCCACCGGGGCTTCGTGCTCGGTGTCGCGGTGATCGGGCTCGTCGCCGGCGTAGTGGTGCTCGCCATGCCGATCGAATCGGCCCAGGCCCTGACCAGGCTGCTGGGCCTGTGGCTCGTGCTGCTCGGCCTGGCCGAGGCCGCGCTCGCCCTCGCCTGGCGGAGCGCGGTGCGCCGATCGGCCCGAGACACCGGCGTCACGTCCTGA
- a CDS encoding SHOCT domain-containing protein — translation MSAQAYLAYDYPALSVFWSMLVFFLWIIWFVLLFRIIADLFRDDDLSGWGKTGWLVFVIILPFLGVFVYLVARGKNMGRREVEQARAQQQAFDSYVRETAQSGAGRSSADELAKLSEMRARGDITDEEFGRAKELVLAGSGTSERTADAPTTPTG, via the coding sequence ATGAGCGCGCAGGCATACCTCGCGTATGACTACCCGGCGCTGAGCGTCTTCTGGTCCATGCTGGTGTTCTTCCTGTGGATCATCTGGTTCGTCCTGCTCTTCCGGATCATCGCCGACCTCTTCCGCGACGACGACCTGAGCGGCTGGGGGAAGACCGGCTGGTTGGTGTTCGTCATCATCCTGCCCTTCCTCGGCGTCTTCGTGTACCTGGTCGCCCGGGGCAAGAACATGGGCCGCCGCGAGGTCGAACAGGCACGGGCGCAACAGCAGGCCTTCGACAGCTACGTCCGCGAGACCGCCCAGAGCGGAGCAGGACGCAGCAGCGCGGACGAACTCGCCAAGCTGTCCGAGATGCGGGCCCGCGGCGACATCACCGACGAGGAGTTCGGCCGGGCGAAGGAATTGGTACTCGCCGGTAGTGGAACGTCCGAACGCACGGCAGACGCGCCCACCACCCCCACGGGCTGA
- a CDS encoding DUF7144 family membrane protein, with protein sequence MTATHSAHTPTAREEWATGLTAFAAVMLLLAGILAIFRGIMAIAQDDIFVTTPNYVFQFSLTGWGWVHLILGVVAVLVSIGLFRVALWARVSGVVIAALIIISNFLSLPYYPIWSIVMIAISGFIIWALCVVRQDGTSSLFG encoded by the coding sequence ATGACCGCCACACACAGCGCGCACACACCTACCGCCAGGGAAGAGTGGGCCACGGGCCTGACGGCGTTCGCCGCAGTCATGCTCCTGCTCGCGGGGATCCTCGCCATCTTCCGCGGCATCATGGCGATCGCCCAGGATGACATCTTCGTCACGACGCCCAACTACGTCTTCCAGTTCAGCCTCACCGGCTGGGGCTGGGTCCACCTGATCCTGGGCGTCGTCGCGGTGCTCGTGAGCATCGGACTCTTCCGAGTCGCGCTGTGGGCACGGGTCTCCGGAGTGGTCATCGCCGCACTGATCATCATCTCCAACTTCCTCTCGCTGCCGTACTACCCGATCTGGTCGATCGTGATGATCGCCATCTCCGGGTTCATCATCTGGGCACTGTGCGTGGTGCGGCAGGACGGCACCTCCAGCCTCTTCGGCTGA
- a CDS encoding PLP-dependent cysteine synthase family protein, whose product MSTVVHGVSPGDITSFLAAHRLPRPAGAPRRSPAGMVGNTPVLWIGEPFNPAGRGFWAKLESTNPGGLKDRPALHMVAAARRRGELAPGAPVIESTSGTLGLGLALAGMTYGHAVTLVTDPGMEPLMAHQLRALGAQVDLVTAPHPEGGWQEARRRRVRELLARTPSAWCPDQYHNPDNVAAYASLALELVVQLGRIDVLVAAVGTGGHSVGIARTLRALHPELRLVGVDSVRSTVFGQPAGTRLMRGLGSSIHPRNVDHAAFDEVHWVAPAEAVRSCRRLVRGHWASGGWSVGAVALVAGWLARTEPERTRVVAVFPDGVHRYWNTVYSDDYCRAHDLLGGTVAADPDEIAHPDERTVERWTRCTGVTVPVGAAR is encoded by the coding sequence ATGAGCACCGTCGTGCACGGCGTCTCCCCAGGCGACATCACCTCCTTCCTCGCGGCACACCGACTACCCCGACCCGCCGGAGCGCCGCGTCGTTCACCGGCCGGCATGGTCGGCAACACCCCGGTGCTGTGGATCGGCGAGCCGTTCAACCCGGCAGGACGGGGATTCTGGGCGAAGCTGGAGAGCACCAACCCGGGCGGCCTCAAGGACCGGCCCGCCCTCCACATGGTTGCCGCCGCCCGTCGCCGGGGGGAGTTGGCACCCGGTGCGCCCGTCATCGAGTCCACCAGCGGCACCCTCGGTCTCGGGCTGGCGCTGGCGGGAATGACGTACGGGCATGCCGTCACCCTGGTCACCGATCCCGGTATGGAACCCCTGATGGCACACCAACTGCGCGCCCTCGGCGCCCAGGTCGATCTGGTCACCGCCCCCCACCCGGAGGGCGGCTGGCAGGAAGCGCGCCGTCGACGCGTGCGTGAACTGCTCGCCCGCACGCCGTCGGCCTGGTGCCCCGACCAGTACCACAACCCGGACAACGTCGCCGCCTACGCCTCGCTCGCCCTCGAACTCGTCGTCCAGCTCGGCCGGATCGACGTCCTGGTTGCCGCGGTCGGCACCGGTGGGCATTCGGTGGGCATCGCGCGTACGCTGCGTGCCCTCCACCCGGAACTGAGGCTCGTCGGCGTCGACTCGGTCCGTTCCACCGTGTTTGGCCAGCCCGCCGGGACACGCCTCATGCGCGGCCTGGGCAGCAGCATCCATCCCCGCAACGTCGACCATGCGGCCTTCGACGAAGTTCACTGGGTGGCCCCGGCAGAAGCGGTCCGGTCCTGCCGACGACTGGTCCGCGGGCACTGGGCGAGCGGAGGCTGGAGCGTGGGCGCGGTAGCCCTCGTCGCCGGCTGGCTCGCCCGTACAGAGCCGGAACGCACGCGTGTCGTCGCGGTCTTCCCGGACGGTGTGCACCGCTACTGGAATACTGTCTACAGCGACGACTACTGCCGGGCCCACGACCTGTTGGGCGGCACTGTGGCCGCGGACCCGGACGAGATCGCCCATCCCGACGAGCGTACGGTCGAACGCTGGACCAGGTGCACCGGCGTCACCGTTCCGGTAGGGGCGGCGCGGTGA
- a CDS encoding MDR family MFS transporter has translation MKSVIRQFRSFSGCVRLLMVQQFTINTAFYMLMPYLAVHLSGDLGMAAWAVGLVLGVRNLTQQGMFLVGGTLADRLGYKNMIVAGCVLRTAGFGLLGLVDTLPALTVASAATGFAGALFNPAVRAYLAHESGKRRVEAFAVFNVFYQAGMFVGPLVGLALLAADFRLVCAVAALLFLGLTLIQLRMLPSRPGAARPEPGTGILTAWRTVVDNRPFLLFAAAMVGSYVLSFQVYLALPLQARRLAPGRADAVTTGLFALSAAVAVTAQLKITAWARTRWSAQRAIVYGVALMGAAFLPLLPDVDLGDGNAGLLRRAAVLVPLATTVVLLGLGTALVYPFEMDTVVSLAGGRLVATHYGLYNTVSGLGVTLGNLATGALWDTADRLGHPELTWWALAATGALCAACVALLARAGRLAVRPEPQGAAMTAS, from the coding sequence GTGAAGTCCGTGATCCGGCAGTTCCGTTCGTTCAGCGGGTGCGTCCGGCTGCTGATGGTCCAGCAGTTCACCATCAACACGGCTTTCTACATGCTCATGCCCTACCTGGCCGTCCACCTGTCGGGAGACCTGGGGATGGCAGCCTGGGCGGTCGGCCTGGTACTGGGGGTGCGGAACCTCACCCAGCAGGGGATGTTTCTCGTCGGCGGGACACTCGCCGACCGGCTCGGCTACAAGAACATGATCGTGGCCGGATGCGTACTGCGTACCGCCGGCTTCGGCCTGCTCGGCCTCGTCGACACCCTGCCCGCGCTCACCGTCGCCTCCGCGGCCACCGGATTCGCCGGCGCGCTCTTCAATCCGGCCGTCCGCGCCTACCTGGCCCACGAGTCGGGGAAGCGACGAGTGGAGGCGTTCGCCGTCTTCAACGTCTTCTACCAGGCCGGGATGTTCGTCGGCCCGCTCGTCGGACTCGCCCTGCTCGCGGCCGACTTCCGGCTCGTCTGTGCCGTCGCCGCCCTGCTCTTCCTCGGCCTGACGCTCATTCAGCTCCGCATGCTGCCCAGCCGCCCGGGTGCCGCACGGCCCGAGCCCGGCACCGGGATCCTCACAGCCTGGCGCACGGTCGTCGACAACCGCCCGTTCCTGCTCTTCGCCGCCGCCATGGTCGGCTCCTACGTGCTCTCCTTCCAGGTGTACCTGGCACTGCCGCTGCAGGCTCGCCGGCTCGCTCCGGGCCGGGCGGACGCAGTGACCACGGGGCTGTTCGCGTTGTCCGCCGCAGTGGCCGTGACCGCCCAGCTCAAGATCACCGCATGGGCCCGGACACGCTGGTCGGCCCAGCGTGCCATCGTGTACGGCGTCGCGTTGATGGGAGCGGCGTTCCTGCCCCTGCTCCCGGACGTGGACCTGGGCGACGGGAACGCCGGCCTGCTGCGCCGGGCCGCGGTGCTCGTCCCCCTGGCCACCACCGTCGTCCTGCTCGGCCTCGGCACGGCCCTGGTCTACCCGTTCGAGATGGACACGGTTGTCTCCCTGGCCGGCGGGCGCCTGGTGGCCACCCACTACGGGCTGTACAACACGGTCTCCGGCCTGGGCGTCACCCTCGGCAACTTGGCTACCGGAGCCCTGTGGGACACGGCGGACCGGCTGGGACATCCGGAGCTGACCTGGTGGGCACTGGCCGCGACGGGGGCGCTCTGCGCGGCCTGCGTCGCACTGCTGGCCCGTGCGGGGCGTCTGGCCGTACGTCCCGAACCGCAGGGTGCGGCGATGACGGCCTCGTAG
- a CDS encoding purine-cytosine permease family protein, translating into MTEIVDNQAPPAPSGRTYNGWTRSDTLEDYSLRYAPKSFRRWTPYVVATTALGGIAYLADFAIGGSIAVSHGFSSAAVAILTAAVVIFLTGIPISYYSAKYSIDMDLLTRGAGFGYLGSTLTSVIYASFTFTFIFFALEGSIMAQALELGLHIPLAVGYVVCSLIILPLVVYGMTALSKMQVWTQPIWLVLMVAPFVSIAVQEPGKFSQFTHFAGDSPTGSAISMLGVGAGAGVALSLIAQIGEQVDYLRFMPDKTPENGRRWWAAVLGAGPGWVVLGALKQLGGAFLAFYVAGSIGLGKANEPIQQYVHGFRTFAAPVALGLATFFVILSQIKINSTNAYSGSLSWSNFFSRLTHRHPGRVVYIFLNVGIALALMEGGVFGFLNTVLGFYSNVAIAWIGAVVADLVVNKPLGLSPSYIEFKRAHLHHFNPVGFGSMLLASAVSIAAYFGAFGEYGKAYSPFVALFLAMVLSPLFAVLTRGRYYIARVDGLEEPLLGADGLLSATTLTCDVCTTDFERPDMAACSFHQGSVCSLCCSLEKDCHDSCKGPGTPGPVVLGMPVVRPDSGPAPAGSPPGH; encoded by the coding sequence GTGACGGAGATCGTGGACAACCAGGCGCCGCCGGCCCCGAGCGGCCGGACCTACAACGGGTGGACGCGGAGCGACACGCTGGAGGACTACTCGCTGCGTTACGCGCCCAAGTCGTTCCGCCGCTGGACACCGTACGTCGTGGCCACCACGGCCCTGGGCGGCATCGCCTATCTCGCTGATTTCGCGATCGGCGGCTCGATCGCCGTCTCCCACGGCTTTTCCAGTGCGGCGGTGGCGATCCTGACGGCTGCGGTGGTCATCTTCCTCACCGGCATCCCGATCTCGTACTACTCGGCGAAGTACTCCATCGACATGGACCTACTGACCCGAGGTGCGGGCTTCGGCTACCTCGGGTCCACGCTGACCTCGGTGATCTACGCCAGCTTCACCTTCACCTTCATCTTCTTCGCCCTCGAAGGCTCCATCATGGCGCAGGCCCTGGAACTGGGACTGCACATCCCGCTCGCCGTCGGATACGTCGTCTGCTCGTTGATCATCCTGCCGCTCGTCGTCTACGGCATGACCGCGCTGTCGAAGATGCAGGTGTGGACTCAGCCGATCTGGCTGGTACTGATGGTCGCGCCGTTCGTGTCCATCGCGGTCCAAGAACCCGGGAAGTTCTCGCAGTTCACACACTTCGCGGGCGACTCGCCCACCGGGTCGGCCATCAGCATGCTCGGCGTCGGAGCAGGCGCGGGCGTCGCCCTGTCGCTCATCGCACAGATCGGGGAGCAGGTCGACTACCTGCGCTTCATGCCGGACAAGACACCTGAGAACGGCCGCCGGTGGTGGGCCGCGGTGCTCGGCGCGGGCCCCGGCTGGGTGGTCCTGGGCGCGCTGAAGCAGCTCGGGGGTGCCTTCCTCGCCTTCTACGTGGCCGGCAGCATCGGGCTGGGCAAGGCCAACGAGCCCATCCAGCAGTACGTACACGGATTCAGGACCTTCGCCGCGCCGGTCGCCCTCGGGCTGGCCACGTTCTTCGTCATCCTGTCCCAGATAAAGATCAACTCAACCAACGCCTACTCCGGTTCGCTGTCCTGGTCGAACTTCTTCTCCCGGCTGACCCACCGGCACCCCGGCCGGGTGGTCTACATCTTCCTCAACGTCGGCATCGCACTGGCCCTGATGGAGGGCGGGGTCTTCGGCTTCCTCAACACGGTCCTCGGTTTCTACTCCAATGTGGCGATCGCCTGGATCGGCGCGGTCGTCGCCGACCTGGTCGTCAACAAACCGCTCGGGCTGAGCCCGTCGTACATCGAGTTCAAGCGGGCCCACCTCCACCACTTCAATCCGGTCGGCTTCGGCTCGATGCTGCTCGCCTCCGCGGTCTCCATCGCCGCGTACTTCGGGGCGTTCGGGGAATACGGCAAGGCGTACTCGCCGTTCGTCGCGCTGTTTCTGGCCATGGTGCTGTCGCCGCTGTTCGCGGTGCTCACCAGGGGCCGCTACTACATCGCCCGGGTGGACGGCCTGGAGGAGCCGCTGCTTGGAGCGGACGGTTTGCTCTCGGCCACCACGCTGACCTGCGACGTGTGCACGACTGACTTCGAAAGGCCCGACATGGCCGCGTGCTCCTTCCACCAGGGCTCCGTCTGCTCACTGTGCTGCAGCCTGGAGAAGGACTGCCACGATTCGTGCAAGGGCCCGGGCACCCCGGGGCCGGTCGTCCTCGGCATGCCGGTCGTGCGCCCGGACAGTGGCCCGGCCCCGGCTGGAAGTCCCCCAGGGCACTGA
- a CDS encoding SseB family protein, with translation METPAYDDQPNPARQALDALTVNADDQAALETLAHSDVLVPVPDDAVDGEGADPATVALPILEQPSGDPVVPVFTSEGEMAELLPFVSRYRLIPLGALASQWPEEDLSLAIDGSSAHALTLTSQGVRTLLAR, from the coding sequence ATGGAGACACCCGCATACGACGACCAGCCGAACCCGGCCCGGCAGGCGCTGGACGCGCTGACCGTGAACGCCGACGACCAGGCCGCCCTGGAGACCCTCGCCCACAGTGACGTGCTCGTCCCGGTGCCGGACGACGCTGTCGACGGAGAGGGTGCCGACCCTGCCACAGTGGCCCTGCCCATCCTGGAACAGCCAAGCGGCGACCCGGTGGTCCCGGTGTTCACCTCGGAGGGCGAGATGGCCGAGCTGCTGCCGTTCGTCTCGCGCTACCGTCTGATCCCGTTGGGTGCACTCGCGTCGCAGTGGCCCGAAGAGGACCTCTCCCTCGCCATCGACGGCAGTTCTGCCCACGCGCTGACGCTCACCTCGCAGGGGGTGCGCACCCTGCTCGCCCGCTGA
- a CDS encoding MarR family winged helix-turn-helix transcriptional regulator, with protein MAVKTAGARLEELWRDILTVHARTMCEIDRVLHPHGLGASDFEVLDILASASPEEGDHCRVHNLVGRVHLSQSALSRLIARLEKDGLVRRSVCTEDRRGVWVALTRKGRDVYAEVLPLQRAVLERMLAERTGP; from the coding sequence ATGGCAGTCAAGACGGCCGGTGCCCGGCTCGAGGAATTGTGGCGGGACATCCTCACGGTGCACGCGCGGACCATGTGCGAGATCGACCGCGTCCTGCATCCGCACGGGCTGGGCGCCAGCGATTTCGAAGTGCTGGACATCCTGGCGTCCGCGTCCCCCGAGGAGGGCGACCACTGCCGGGTGCACAACCTCGTCGGACGGGTCCACCTCAGCCAGAGCGCGTTGTCCCGGTTGATTGCCCGGCTGGAGAAGGACGGTCTGGTACGGCGCTCGGTGTGCACGGAGGATCGCCGTGGAGTGTGGGTGGCGCTCACCCGCAAGGGCCGCGACGTGTACGCCGAGGTGCTGCCGCTGCAGCGGGCAGTACTGGAACGCATGCTGGCCGAGCGGACGGGACCGTAG
- a CDS encoding VOC family protein, with product MTTGLQTIIYPVKDLERGKALFTALLGVEPYADEPYYVGFKAAGQDVGLDPNGHAKGMTGPVPYWHVQDLKQRLTALVEAGAELLQDAQDVGGGRLIASVKDADGNLVGLLQDPVA from the coding sequence ATGACCACCGGCCTACAGACGATCATCTACCCCGTGAAGGACCTGGAGCGGGGCAAGGCACTGTTCACCGCCCTGCTGGGCGTCGAGCCGTACGCGGACGAGCCCTACTACGTCGGCTTCAAGGCAGCGGGACAGGACGTCGGGCTCGACCCGAACGGGCACGCCAAAGGTATGACGGGGCCGGTGCCGTACTGGCACGTGCAGGACCTGAAGCAGCGGCTCACGGCCCTGGTGGAGGCGGGCGCGGAGTTGCTCCAGGATGCGCAGGACGTCGGCGGCGGCAGGTTGATCGCATCCGTCAAGGACGCCGACGGCAACCTGGTGGGGCTGCTGCAGGATCCGGTCGCCTGA
- a CDS encoding helix-turn-helix domain-containing protein, with translation MMGTASGRMRQTILVWLKDPAAHFPAPNHRDPTGTGVTARAVAAKLGVPRRTAHAHLCFLTRVGLLHTRRFRCRTYYRRDEIRIAEVARMFEKGW, from the coding sequence ATGATGGGAACTGCCTCGGGTCGGATGCGGCAGACCATCCTGGTGTGGCTCAAGGACCCAGCGGCCCACTTTCCGGCCCCGAACCACCGCGACCCCACCGGTACCGGTGTCACCGCCCGGGCCGTCGCCGCCAAGCTCGGTGTACCCCGCCGGACCGCTCACGCCCATCTGTGCTTCCTCACCCGGGTCGGCCTGCTCCACACGCGGCGGTTCCGCTGCCGAACCTACTACCGGCGCGACGAAATCCGCATCGCCGAGGTGGCCCGGATGTTCGAGAAGGGTTGGTGA
- a CDS encoding SMP-30/gluconolactonase/LRE family protein: MGPSTALVPLHYVSLGARGPEDVVADPHGRVLTGTEDGRVLRIHHLGDPRTARVEVLAETGGRPLGLELLPDGSLLVCDAERGLLHVGPSGGSVHVLADSVAGERLRFCSNAIALPDGTVYVTVSSRRYPLGQWIGDIVEHTGTGRLLRIEPEGGSVDVVLEGLQFANGLALSGDGSFLVIAETGACRLTRCHLTGPRAGRTDLFAALPGMPDNLWREGVDGPIWVALAGPRVPPLDLLHHTPPAVRRGAARAAVHAPFRPGGTIGVMALDDDGRTVHHLVRRRSGFRMVTSVCAVGGHLVLGSLWEPGVAVCARPPQGNRSPARRYPGARP; encoded by the coding sequence ATGGGACCGTCCACGGCACTCGTACCGCTCCACTACGTTTCCCTGGGCGCACGCGGCCCCGAGGACGTGGTGGCCGATCCGCACGGTCGCGTGCTGACGGGGACCGAGGACGGGCGCGTCCTGCGGATTCACCACCTCGGCGACCCGCGCACTGCCCGGGTGGAGGTCCTGGCGGAGACCGGCGGACGGCCGCTCGGGCTCGAACTCCTGCCGGACGGTTCCCTGCTGGTGTGCGACGCGGAACGCGGGCTGCTCCACGTCGGCCCCAGCGGCGGTAGCGTCCATGTGCTGGCCGACTCGGTGGCGGGGGAGCGGCTCCGGTTCTGCAGCAATGCCATCGCGCTGCCCGACGGCACCGTGTACGTCACCGTCTCCAGCCGCCGCTACCCCCTCGGCCAGTGGATCGGCGACATCGTCGAACACACCGGTACCGGGCGGCTGCTCCGGATCGAACCTGAGGGTGGCAGCGTTGACGTCGTACTGGAGGGGCTGCAGTTCGCCAACGGCCTGGCCCTCAGCGGCGACGGTTCCTTCCTGGTGATCGCCGAGACCGGTGCCTGTCGACTGACCCGTTGTCACCTGACCGGCCCGCGGGCCGGTCGCACCGACCTCTTCGCCGCCCTCCCCGGCATGCCCGACAACCTCTGGCGCGAAGGAGTCGACGGCCCCATCTGGGTCGCCCTGGCCGGTCCGCGCGTTCCGCCCCTGGACCTCCTGCACCACACCCCGCCCGCCGTACGCCGCGGCGCAGCCCGGGCTGCCGTCCACGCGCCGTTCCGGCCGGGCGGGACGATCGGCGTGATGGCCCTCGACGACGACGGCCGTACCGTCCACCACCTCGTCCGCCGCCGCTCCGGATTCCGGATGGTCACCAGTGTCTGCGCGGTGGGCGGGCACCTGGTCCTCGGCAGTCTCTGGGAGCCGGGCGTCGCGGTTTGCGCCCGGCCCCCGCAGGGTAACCGGTCGCCCGCCCGGCGGTACCCTGGTGCCCGGCCGTGA
- the crcB gene encoding fluoride efflux transporter CrcB, whose amino-acid sequence MTAPEAESIRVRPAGRRRSEWRTQAPIVMVVALGGALGASARYGLGLAWPAPAGSFPWATFWTNVVGCAVIGVFMVLITDVWAAHRLVRPFFGTGVLGGFTTFSTYAVDTRALIDGGHPGTGLAYLAATLVAALTAVWLASAAARRVLIRRQR is encoded by the coding sequence ATGACAGCCCCGGAAGCCGAGAGCATCCGCGTCCGTCCCGCCGGCCGACGTCGGTCCGAGTGGCGTACCCAAGCACCCATCGTCATGGTGGTGGCGCTCGGCGGAGCCCTCGGCGCGTCGGCACGCTACGGACTGGGCCTGGCCTGGCCCGCGCCCGCCGGGAGCTTTCCCTGGGCGACGTTCTGGACCAACGTCGTCGGCTGCGCGGTGATCGGCGTGTTCATGGTGCTCATCACCGACGTGTGGGCCGCTCACCGTCTCGTCCGTCCCTTCTTCGGTACCGGAGTCCTCGGCGGCTTCACCACCTTCTCCACCTACGCCGTCGACACCCGCGCACTGATCGACGGTGGTCACCCCGGGACCGGACTGGCCTATCTCGCCGCGACACTGGTCGCGGCCCTCACGGCGGTGTGGCTGGCCTCGGCCGCCGCGCGCCGGGTGCTGATCAGGAGGCAGCGATGA
- a CDS encoding DUF190 domain-containing protein — MTSLNGRALRLTVYIGEDDTWHHKPLYSEIVHRAHAAGLAGASVFRGIEGFGASSRIHTSRLLSLSEDLPVAVVVVDTEDRVREFLPQLDELVDEGLVTLEECEVVRYVGRSGLDQADPKGKKSL; from the coding sequence ATGACATCACTCAACGGCCGCGCCCTCAGGCTGACCGTTTACATCGGCGAGGACGACACCTGGCACCACAAGCCCCTCTACTCCGAGATCGTGCACCGCGCGCACGCCGCCGGACTCGCCGGGGCGAGCGTCTTCCGGGGCATCGAGGGCTTCGGGGCCTCCTCCCGCATCCACACCTCGCGGTTGCTGTCCCTGAGCGAGGACCTGCCGGTCGCGGTGGTCGTGGTGGACACCGAGGACCGGGTCCGGGAGTTCCTGCCGCAACTGGACGAACTCGTGGACGAAGGCCTTGTGACGCTGGAGGAGTGCGAGGTCGTCCGGTACGTGGGGAGGTCCGGCCTGGACCAGGCGGATCCGAAGGGTAAGAAGTCGTTGTGA